The genomic window GCTAACGACTCAGAGGCAACTCCTGCGCCTTTTTTATAACCGATAATATCACATTTGCATCGGGGTTCGGGGTTCGGGGTTCACCGAAAGTGAACAGAGAGACGTCGATACTAATAGCAACAAGATGGCTTTTTTATATCTGCTACTTACCCGTACAACCAGAGATACAACATCAAATATCTTAGCCagatttttgttttagctACAAATCAACGTAAACAGTGAAATACAATAATTCAATGTACGTCAGAGTCTTGAGGCTTCAGAATCACTGTTTGTCACTAAGTTTCAGCCTTGTGGTATAGCCCTAACTGAAGCGTCTAGAGTTGCAACCATGACGTAGGGCCAGCTCGGATTCTCATTCGGCCAAAAGGTAAAATCGTTAATCGTCATTTCGTATTGATTGCCTGGCGTCAATTCTGCAAAGAATACAATTATTGTTAGCCAAAGCTCGCCCACTACGTAGCGGTACAAGGCAACCGTACCGTCTCTGAGTGCAATAAAGTTGGGAGAGAGCCACAGTGTGAGCTCACTATCAATGTAGGAAGAAGTAATTCCCTTCCAGACTGATCCTGTCCTGCCTTCTAGTGTAAAGTCCTCCTCATCGTCGAGAGATTCCAGTATTTCGTCAAAGGCGTTCGATAACTCCTGCGAACAGCTGTCAACCTCAAACTTCCAATTCGCGTTCTCCGGTTGGATAGTGTCGCTAGCACCGAGAAAAGTGACGAGAAAAGATTCGCCTAACAATTTGCTATACAGAGGGCCAGCGACTTCATTCGGATTCGGCAGCTCCATTTTCGATTAGAGACTGAAGCAGAGAACGTTTCCTAAAAAGGAAGACACGAATTTTTAGCCTCCGGCCTGTTTTCCGGGCCAAAGGTCACTGAAAGCGAACCAAAGGTCATCGAAAGTGCCCATTAATAGCAACAAGGATAGTGCTTTAGCTAAAATTATTATACAGTACGTGCGATTTCCACGGAAACCCTAAAGTGTGCCCAAGGCAATAATATCTTAGTTGTAGTAGCGTTGAGCCTTGACACAAGGGATTCAGTGAAATTAGGCCTAACGGAAATATACGTGCACGGATCTCTACCGATCCGTCACAGACGAACGACGGAACTCagcaaaaatcgtcgaatAATCCTATCTTTCGTCGGATATTCCGCTCTACCTCGTATAAATCGAGACGGACCTCGTTCCAACCGACCCTTGCAGGGGCTTGCTAACGTTCGAGGCCGGAGAAAGAtcaaaaacaattcaaaacGACGTTTCAAACTGTTCTCGATGGCGTTACGTCCACGAtaaagcaaaatgacactCGTTTTCGGTCGTGCAtcgattgcgacgtcgaacacACGCTTGTCGCAAAGTCAATAGCGAGTGCAGACTGTCTTAGACCCCATCCTCTCTTCGATTATCTGTCGTCACGCCCTGGTCGTCACCAGGGTCGTCACGAGAAGACTAGGTAACGCGCGTGGCCGCGTGTAGGTTATTACACCATCGCATTATTATTGCTAAAAAACTCATACGCACAAAGATTAACAACCAATCAATCATCGACCAACTTAGCCAATTAGAACAACGGTTTTCCGGAAGTTTTTTTCGTGCCATCATCGGCGTCATGATCTTCAGGACCATCATCTTCAACGATCCTGACTGAAGCCACTAGACTCGCACCCATTATGTATTTACGCAGTCGTTCTTTACGCCAAAAGCGAAAATCCTGAATCGTCATTTCATAAAGATGACCAGACTTCAGTACTGAAAGAATGTAGTCAGTTATGTAACTGCAATTGCACAACAACTTGAATAGAAGAAAACCTGTTTTGGCTCTGTTGCGTTTGATATCAAAATGGCAAAGCCACAGTTGAAGCTGGTCCTCGTCATTGTAACGACGAGTAATTCCTCTCCAGAAAGATCCTACTCTGTCTCCTATTCTAAACGTTCTTTCATCACCGAGAGAACTGACaattttttgcaaagcaTTAGATAACTCCAAGCCACAACTGCCTGAGTTAACTTCAAACAACCAATTTGCTTTCTCTGGTTGGCCTTCTTGCTGGCCGCAAAAAGTAGCGACAAAAGCGGGCTTGTTTAGCAATTCCTTATAAAGCGGAGAAGCAACCTCTTGTGGATTTAGCAGCTCAGATTCTGTTTCTGTTGCTTCCATTACTATTAGAATCACGAGGACTGAACACTGATGTAGTAACAAAGCTAAGGCGATTGTTGTCTCACCCGTATTTTCTGTTGCCGTTTTGAGTCGTCGACAGTGTACTGACGTAAAGTGCGAAGTGCGGGTGTGAATTGTTAATAGCAACAAGGTAGCATAAATATTCCAATTCCCGTACATAACTTTATGTACCAATTTTCTGATTCAACAGTTTCAGCTACACGTACAAGCCTAAGGCTTCAGAATGTTTATTCCCTGTTTCAGCCTTGCAATGTATCCCTAACTGAAGCCTCTACAGTTGAAACCATGCCGTAGGACTATTTTGGATTCTCATttggcgaaaagaaaaaatgatcgATTATGGCTTCAATTCTGCACAAAAATACAGTTGTTGCTAGCCAGCCCACGGCGGTACAAGGCGACGATCAAGAAAGCCCGTACTGCCTTCAAAATGATATAAAGCGAGGAGAGAGCCACAGTGTGAGCTGATAATCAACGTAAGGAGATAATCCCTGTGAATGTCTGCCAACCTCAAACTGCCAATTCGCATTTTCCGGTTTGCTAGTGTCGCTGTCACCGCAATAAGAGACGAGAAAAGAGTCGCCTAACAATTGCTATAAAGAGGGCCAGCGACTTTTTTGGCAGCTCCATTTTACATTAGAGACTGAAATAGAGAACGTTTCCTAAAAAGAGGGCACGAATTTTAGCCTGTCACCAGTACCAAAGGTCACCGAAAGTGCATCAAAGGTCATTGAAAGTGCACATTAATAGCAACAAGGTTAGAGCTGTAATTAAAAATAGTATGTACAGTTTCCGATACCTGCCATTTCCATCAGCTACAGATGCGTGGCCAATGCAATAACTTAGTTGTGGTGTCGTTGACAGATAATTTTATAAGGGAATCAGCGAAATCAGGCCATGGATATATGGATGCATGGATATATCTTTACCGATCCGCGTCACGAGGACGGACGACGGAACTCAACAAAAATCGCTGAATAATCCTATATTTCGTCGGATATTCCGCTCTACCTCTTATAAATCGAGACGGACCTCGTTCCAACCCTAAAAACGATCCTTGCGGGGGCTTGCTAATTTTCGAGTTCAAAAACAATTCATAACGACGTTTCAAACTGTTCTCGATGGCGTTTACGAGCAAAGAAGGCGCCCGTTTTCGGTCGAGCATCGATTGCGACGTCAAACACACGCTTGTCGCGAAGTAAATACCGGGTGCAGACTGTCTTAGCTTCGAttccttcgccgccgtcgaatcgcggATTGCGGATCTGTGGGGTAACGCGCGTGCACTAATCTACAAGCGCGAAATTTAAAAACCCAGAGAGCGTCTTTTTCCCTCGATTCACGCATCAAACGGGAGGTAGTTCTGAAGGCTGCCGAAAACTCGTTTTGGACGTGCTCCGCATGGCTTAGTCTTAGATTCAAGAGGTTCGACGAAGTCCCACAGACCCGGATGCGCAGACGTCACACGAATGAAATGCAACCACACCTTTCATGCGTGACTACGTCACCGAACAAAAGGAAtgcaacgaaaacgacaagAAAACGGGACGAAACAGCAAGAACACACGAAAAAACAAGTCAAAAAAACACCAAACGCGCTCGAAAAGCGTCCCTCGCTCGCACCTCACAGGCGAACTCACGACGACAGACTGTTGTGGTCGAATTGATACTCGCCCAATCCAGGACCAACGCGCTTCAAATTCGTGACGTGGCCGGCGAGTTCCTTGATCGACTTCACCTGTTCGTCGAGGAATTCCTCCTCGAGATAGTCGGTCAAGTGGGCGTCGTCGTGACTCGCCGCGACCTTGTGGAGCTTGAGGAGGCTCTCGTTGACGGCGCGCTCGAGTGCGAGCGCATCTTGCATCGCATCGAGACCCGATTTCCACTCGCTTTTCGTCGGGGCTTTGATCGGGTTGAGCACGATGCGACCGCCGCGACGATTCTGGTATTTCATCAGTTTCTGGGCGTGTTCTTGCTCTTCCTCGGCCGAATGCTTGAAGAATTCGTGGAATCCCttcaacgcgacgtcgtcgcgatcgaagtGGTAGGCCTGAGTAGAGAGAAAAGGGACGATGACGTGTTTCTCCCCGCCTGGTTTCGCGCGTTCATACCATGGCAAGATAGGTGTAGTAAGCTTCCAGCTCCATCGTGATTTGGGCGTTGATGCCCGCCTCGGACTGTTCATGGAAATTCTGACGAACCTGCGACATTATCTTCGAGCTTGTACAGACACTGCAGTAGCAAAAACTCGCGAGATCAGTCTGGTGCGGAGACGAGAGATGAGTAGCGTTATGTagggcgtcgacgtcgatttgcgaTTGGTCAATTGCCGAGCATGCGTCACTGTAACGCAATTGTCACGAGAAAAATCACGAGTGCAGCTCAACCGGTTCACTCTGGTTCAACCGGTTCAAAGCTATTTTTAGTAACAAAGCGAGATAACATGAGAAgcataattttatttatttattacacgaACTCATAACTAAACCAAATGCTAGGTGTCAATATTACTGTATTATTCCTTCTTTGTTGGAGGCCTAGTGTGAACAACAGCAAGTTAGTTGAATGATAGATAAGTCCATTCCAGTTGGAATGATAATCCAACTAGAATCGAGCTAGCGTGCGTTCTTACCTGTAGATTCCTACAACTACAGCATGATCCCTTTCATATGGCTCCAAGGTGAGTTGCTCTTGCGGTTTCAGCTTTTCACTTCTCAATTTCTGCACTTCACCGGCAAAAACAGCAGCCGGCTCAGCAGTAGAGTCAATACAGTTAGCcttaaagaaaaaacaaaatacaGCAATAGTTCTATCAGAGTAAATAGGCACCCATCTACCTTTATAGATATCATAAAATTGCCACCATTTTTCAAGAAGTTGTGCGCGTTTATAGCGACTATACGTGCCTGATCCGGTTGAGCCACATCAGCAAAGACAACGTCTACCATACCTAACCACCATAAATGGGGATAGCAATTAGTTTTGCTAATCAATATCAGGTTATTTATTTCTGAGAATTGCTCACCTACAAGCATTCTATACTTATGAGGATGTCTTGCATCTTCGATAATGGGAATAACATTCGTTCGCTTCTTGGCAACGTTGATCAAATCTCGTCCCGAACGATGCGAAAATTCCACCGCATAAACTAAGCcctcctaagaaaaaaagtaagTAAAGCTCAACACAGTCGACTCAAAGATATGACGCAAACATACGGGACCAACGATATCAGCAACGTGTGAGACGGTCGTCCCGGACGCAGCACCGAGATACAACACGCGAACCCCGGGTTTAATATGAATTTTATCAATTCCTCCAACAATTGCCGCAGCCAATTTCGATCGAAAAGGATTCCAGACGCGATACTCGATCTTGGTGCCTTCCTATAAAAAAAGCGCTAGCTTTCTAGAAAAACCCCAATATTTCAAGTGACGTCGACTCACCTCTCCTTCGACGCTGATTCGCTTTTCGCCGTAAACCGATTCGCCGGGAACGAGATTGCGCGTCACGAGCGCGTCTTCTCTTCCCTTCGCAATGAAAACCCCTACAATGCTCAATATAcggtcgaaatcgacgcgaaaacgcgacaACTCGAACCTTCGTGTCGATGCgggacgacggcgacgcgcgctCCTCCTCGCATTCCGCCGCGGCCTCCTCCTCGGCCACCGCGACCACCTTTTTAGACAGAAACGTGGTTTGTTTGCTTGTTTTGTTGCGTCGATTACCTCGTGCGCCTCCGCCGCGTCCGaagccgccgccaccgccgcgtCCGAAGCCTCCGCGACCTCGTCCGGGGCCCCCGCCTCGACCTCTACCGCCAAATCCTACGTGTTTTGCTGCTTAGGCTCTTGCAGAGTTCTGTTGCTGCATTTTCGTACCTGGACGACCCATTTTTTCGTTCGAAGTTTCACGTTTCTGCACGTGGAATGCTAGCGTACGTTAATAGCTTCCTAAACTGGCGATTTATGGACTGTTTTGAATTATGCGCAGTTTCTGCTTGGCAGTGAGCTTGTTCAAAACTAATCCAGCCGGTTAATTTGGCTGTTTAGCTTCAAGAAGCTGTCCAAATCTCAAGCAACGATATGAGCATGCGCGAACATTCCTggaaaagcgtcgaagaGCCTTTCTCGAGCGTTTCAACACAATACAGGCTAACGAAGCGGTCAATACAGCTATCTCCTACTCCAAAAGTAATTCCCACTACTGCCAAAGCCACAATTCCTCTCCATTTccgtatttttttcttacaaaaCAGCACACCGTCACGAACGACGCAAAAAcgagcaaaaagaaagacattTCGGTGCGAAACACAATCTCCTCTCCCTAGTATCAGGTGAGCCCCCCAACCCCTCCCTAGTAGAAAAGTAAAGTACAAAAGGCACTGATCAAATGTCAGTGACCCATGACATGCCGGAAATAGTAGTAGTAGAACCCGGAAACGGTTCACTAGTCCGTCTTCTCATAGAGATAGCACTGCGATTCGGGCTC from Oscarella lobularis chromosome 1, ooOscLobu1.1, whole genome shotgun sequence includes these protein-coding regions:
- the LOC136190851 gene encoding soma ferritin-like, whose product is MSQVRQNFHEQSEAGINAQITMELEAYYTYLAMAYHFDRDDVALKGFHEFFKHSAEEEQEHAQKLMKYQNRRGGRIVLNPIKAPTKSEWKSGLDAMQDALALERAVNESLLKLHKVAASHDDAHLTDYLEEEFLDEQVKSIKELAGHVTNLKRVGPGLGEYQFDHNSLSS
- the LOC136183473 gene encoding rRNA 2'-O-methyltransferase fibrillarin-like; protein product: MGRPGFGGRGRGGGPGRGRGGFGRGGGGGFGRGGGARGGRGGRGGGRGGMRGGARVAVVPHRHEGVFIAKGREDALVTRNLVPGESVYGEKRISVEGEEGTKIEYRVWNPFRSKLAAAIVGGIDKIHIKPGVRVLYLGAASGTTVSHVADIVGPEGLVYAVEFSHRSGRDLINVAKKRTNVIPIIEDARHPHKYRMLVGMVDVVFADVAQPDQARIVAINAHNFLKNGGNFMISIKANCIDSTAEPAAVFAGEVQKLRSEKLKPQEQLTLEPYERDHAVVVGIYRPPTKKE